In the genome of Saccharomonospora viridis DSM 43017, one region contains:
- the trmB gene encoding tRNA (guanosine(46)-N7)-methyltransferase TrmB produces the protein MRFVGSEHKPDEHEPHRPRWRSVVSYVNRGGRMTPGQQRAWDRLWPVWGRTVSELPEGPIDFAEWFGRQAPVVLEIGSGMGEATSQLAAAEPEVNYVAVEVYEAGLGQLMRRAEQLGVENLRLIKGDAVVLLSEHIAPESLSAVRIFYPDPWPKKRHHKRRLIQPSFVKLVASRMAPKATLHLATDWEDYAEQMLEVCSAEPTLRNRYDGWAPRPDFRPVTKFEQRAREEGRESRDLIFEKISE, from the coding sequence GTGCGATTCGTGGGAAGCGAGCACAAGCCGGACGAACACGAGCCGCATCGACCGAGGTGGCGCAGCGTCGTCAGCTACGTCAACCGTGGCGGGCGGATGACGCCCGGTCAGCAACGCGCATGGGATCGGTTGTGGCCGGTGTGGGGTCGGACCGTCTCGGAACTGCCGGAAGGGCCGATCGACTTCGCCGAGTGGTTCGGCAGGCAGGCCCCGGTCGTGTTGGAGATCGGCTCCGGCATGGGGGAGGCGACGTCACAGCTCGCTGCCGCCGAACCGGAGGTGAACTACGTCGCCGTCGAGGTGTACGAGGCGGGGCTCGGTCAGCTCATGCGACGGGCCGAGCAACTCGGCGTGGAGAACCTGCGGCTGATCAAGGGGGACGCCGTCGTGCTGCTCTCCGAGCACATCGCCCCGGAGTCGTTGTCGGCGGTGCGGATCTTCTACCCGGACCCGTGGCCCAAAAAGCGCCACCACAAGCGCAGGTTGATCCAGCCGTCGTTCGTGAAGCTGGTGGCCTCCAGGATGGCCCCGAAGGCGACCCTGCACCTGGCCACCGACTGGGAGGACTACGCCGAGCAGATGCTCGAGGTGTGTTCGGCCGAACCCACGTTGCGTAACCGTTACGACGGTTGGGCACCGCGTCCCGATTTCCGCCCGGTGACCAAGTTCGAACAGCGGGCCCGTGAGGAAGGCCGGGAAAGCCGCGATCTGATCTTCGAGAAGATCTCCGAATAG
- a CDS encoding response regulator → MIRVLIADDQDMVRAGFRMILGAQEDIEVVADVSDGVEAVRRARELRPDVCLLDIRMPGLDGLEVTRQLAGPGVADPLKVVVVTTFDLDEYVHAALQGGASGFLLKDAGPTLLIEAVRAAARGDALVSPQVTVRLLRHFGRKQRPDRSTRAKELTGRELDVVRAAARGLTNSEIGAELYLSLSTVKTHLASVQQKLGVRNRVEIAAWAWRNGIMDEES, encoded by the coding sequence GTGATCCGGGTGTTGATCGCCGACGACCAGGACATGGTGCGAGCGGGGTTTCGGATGATCCTCGGCGCTCAAGAGGACATCGAGGTGGTGGCCGATGTCAGCGACGGGGTGGAGGCCGTGCGCCGGGCGCGGGAGCTGCGGCCCGACGTGTGTCTGCTCGACATCCGCATGCCGGGTCTGGACGGGTTGGAGGTGACCCGGCAGCTCGCCGGCCCCGGTGTCGCCGACCCGCTCAAGGTCGTGGTGGTGACCACGTTCGACCTCGACGAGTACGTGCACGCGGCGTTGCAGGGCGGCGCGTCGGGCTTCCTGCTCAAGGACGCGGGCCCGACGCTGTTGATCGAGGCCGTGCGGGCGGCCGCCCGGGGCGACGCGCTGGTGTCGCCGCAGGTGACGGTGCGGCTGCTGAGGCATTTCGGCAGGAAACAGCGGCCCGACCGGTCGACGAGGGCGAAGGAGCTGACGGGGCGGGAGCTGGACGTCGTGCGTGCCGCGGCACGGGGACTCACCAACAGCGAGATCGGCGCCGAACTGTATCTTTCGCTGTCCACGGTGAAGACCCATCTCGCGTCGGTGCAACAGAAGCTCGGGGTACGCAACCGAGTGGAGATCGCGGCGTGGGCGTGGCGCAACGGGATCATGGACGAGGAGTCGTAG
- a CDS encoding Dyp-type peroxidase, translating to MKGRRFGRRAFLATGAAALGGAAALGGRELFTGDGGADGRDRPDRGDIGRATVDFHGERQAGVATPAQAFATFVAFDLLDGVDREALIRWMRVWTDDIERLTRGAPALTDTEPELALLPARLTVTVGFGPGFLAAAGREELRPSWLAPLPEFPIDRLREEFSGGDLVAQVCADDEVTVAHAVRVLTKQARSFARPRWVQRGFRNTPGAVPEGATMRNLMGQLDGTRNLRPGPDDRLIWISDGPEWLRGGTGMVVRRIAMNLDTWDELDRPARELVIGRRLDNGAPLTGRHEHDEPDLEAVDERGLSVIPMFAHIRRARSDNPDERFLRRSYNYDDPPEPGELSNSGLVFVTFQADIEAQFTPIQRRLAELDSLNDWTTPIGSAVFAVPRGCRPGEYLGQPLLEA from the coding sequence ATGAAGGGCCGGCGGTTCGGACGCCGGGCTTTCCTGGCCACCGGTGCGGCGGCGCTGGGCGGTGCCGCCGCGCTGGGCGGGCGGGAACTGTTCACCGGCGATGGCGGTGCCGACGGCCGGGATCGTCCGGATCGGGGTGACATCGGGCGTGCCACCGTCGACTTCCACGGCGAACGGCAGGCCGGTGTCGCGACACCCGCGCAGGCCTTCGCGACGTTCGTGGCGTTCGACCTGCTCGACGGTGTGGACCGGGAGGCGTTGATCCGGTGGATGCGGGTGTGGACCGACGACATCGAGCGGCTCACCCGCGGTGCGCCCGCGTTGACCGACACCGAACCGGAACTGGCGTTGCTCCCGGCGCGGTTGACGGTGACGGTCGGCTTCGGTCCGGGTTTCCTGGCCGCGGCCGGGCGGGAGGAGCTACGGCCGAGCTGGCTGGCGCCGTTGCCCGAGTTCCCCATCGATCGGCTCCGGGAGGAGTTCAGCGGCGGTGATCTCGTGGCCCAGGTGTGCGCCGACGACGAGGTCACGGTCGCGCACGCGGTGCGGGTGCTGACCAAACAGGCCCGTTCGTTCGCGCGGCCGCGCTGGGTGCAGCGGGGTTTCCGGAACACGCCGGGAGCGGTGCCCGAAGGGGCCACCATGCGCAATCTCATGGGCCAGTTGGACGGTACGAGGAATCTGCGTCCCGGGCCCGACGATCGGCTGATCTGGATCTCGGACGGGCCCGAGTGGCTGCGCGGTGGCACCGGGATGGTGGTGCGGCGCATCGCCATGAACCTCGACACCTGGGACGAGCTGGACCGTCCCGCGCGGGAGTTGGTGATCGGCAGGCGGTTGGACAACGGTGCGCCGCTGACGGGTCGACACGAGCACGACGAGCCGGATCTGGAGGCGGTCGACGAGCGGGGTCTGTCGGTGATCCCGATGTTCGCGCACATCCGTCGGGCCCGTTCGGACAATCCCGACGAGCGGTTCCTGCGGCGTAGTTACAACTACGACGATCCGCCCGAACCGGGTGAGCTGTCCAACAGCGGCCTGGTGTTCGTCACCTTCCAGGCCGACATCGAGGCTCAGTTCACGCCGATCCAGCGGCGCCTCGCCGAATTGGACTCGCTGAACGACTGGACCACGCCGATCGGTTCGGCCGTGTTCGCCGTTCCGCGTGGCTGCCGACCGGGCGAGTACCTCGGCCAACCGCTGTTGGAAGCCTGA
- a CDS encoding ABC transporter ATP-binding protein, which translates to MTVASLRGVTKRYGSHTAVSDVSFELHANRIHGLLGRNGAGKSTVMRLLTGQDLPTEGDIEVFGGSPYENADVLRRICFIKESQKYPDVFKARHALKAASLLFPNWDDDFAAELVEEFKLPLNRQVRKLSRGQLSIVGVIIGLAARAPLTLFDEPYLGLDAVARQLFYDRLLADYAEHPRTIVLSTHLIDEVSDLIEHVIVIDSGRILMDDSAENLRSQAITVTGPKQAVEDFAAGYTELHREELGGFLRVTLSGAAPRRDVPNLRVEPVSLQQLVVRTTQLSEAERALVGASNGTNGEEAR; encoded by the coding sequence ATGACCGTGGCAAGCCTACGTGGCGTGACCAAACGCTACGGCTCTCACACAGCCGTGTCCGACGTGTCCTTCGAACTGCACGCCAACCGCATCCACGGTCTGCTGGGCCGTAACGGTGCGGGTAAGAGCACCGTGATGCGCCTGCTCACCGGTCAGGACCTCCCGACCGAGGGCGACATCGAGGTGTTCGGTGGGAGCCCGTACGAGAACGCGGACGTCCTGCGGCGGATCTGCTTCATCAAGGAGTCGCAGAAGTATCCCGACGTCTTCAAGGCGCGGCACGCGTTGAAGGCCGCGAGTCTGCTCTTTCCGAACTGGGACGACGACTTCGCCGCCGAACTCGTCGAGGAGTTCAAACTCCCCCTGAACCGGCAGGTCAGAAAGCTGTCGCGGGGCCAGTTGTCGATCGTCGGCGTGATCATCGGATTGGCCGCGCGGGCACCGCTGACCCTCTTCGACGAGCCGTATCTGGGACTGGACGCCGTGGCGCGGCAGTTGTTCTACGACCGACTGCTCGCCGACTACGCCGAACATCCACGCACGATCGTGCTCTCGACCCACCTGATCGACGAGGTCAGCGATCTCATCGAGCACGTCATCGTGATCGACTCCGGGCGCATCCTCATGGACGACAGCGCTGAGAACCTGCGGTCGCAGGCGATCACGGTCACGGGGCCGAAGCAGGCCGTGGAGGACTTCGCCGCGGGCTACACCGAACTCCACCGTGAGGAACTCGGGGGATTCCTCAGGGTCACGCTCAGCGGTGCGGCACCGAGGCGCGACGTCCCGAATCTGCGGGTGGAACCCGTTTCGCTGCAACAACTCGTGGTGCGCACGACCCAACTGTCCGAGGCGGAGCGAGCGCTGGTCGGCGCTTCGAACGGCACGAACGGCGAGGAGGCCAGGTGA
- a CDS encoding sensor histidine kinase produces MAGWPTPAERRLPYRRGVSRRSVRDLAALVSQRFGLPEIALFAAVLCDLVIIATSAFDGIDAVVQELWLLSGVVALCACALWSATRPGRAVMAGAAVLVSSSVLFKLTDTPSFTALLEGITFAETVAGVELLYYAVLRLPPIAAFCASALLVAATLLASAVRTDFWKDDTPITTLFAGAVVFLLIVLAVAYQRMSRRPRLEQNPLTALLRQQWLLVAPLATLLLLEMFTAAETGLFGLLVLLCSVGTVVAAVLAPRAPAWSAVYYSVFIVVAGAIRWFTGVLAGYADLHGLSYTVMLSGMAVVVSVVRHEPPARAAWLLVLQSSAVAMVVLPNMPKNLVEIRITFVMALLALGICVAIGMFLRARDSERARVIAAAVSDAQTAERMALARELHDVVAHHVTGIVVQAQAARMLAEQNPAVVVEALGQIEKAGTDAMKAMRRLVQSMRGDAPAGASEFSEQATSDLAADLRRLVDAGNHGVPTGLELDIPPDLPQEVSRSTLRVVQESLTNVGKHAENATKASVTVRAVDGELHIRVADDGTGGTRQRAGRPTEDSGYGLVGMRERIDLLRGRLSAGPSAEGGWLVEAWIPLASEAGRKDDE; encoded by the coding sequence ATGGCCGGATGGCCAACCCCGGCCGAACGGCGACTGCCCTACCGTCGAGGCGTGTCCCGACGCTCGGTCCGCGATCTCGCCGCGCTGGTGTCGCAACGGTTCGGTCTTCCCGAGATCGCGCTGTTCGCGGCAGTGCTGTGTGACCTGGTCATCATCGCCACGTCGGCCTTCGACGGCATCGACGCCGTAGTGCAGGAGCTCTGGCTCCTGTCCGGCGTCGTGGCGCTGTGCGCGTGCGCACTGTGGTCCGCCACCAGACCGGGACGGGCGGTGATGGCCGGGGCCGCGGTCCTGGTGTCGTCCAGCGTGTTGTTCAAACTCACCGACACCCCGTCGTTCACCGCGTTGTTGGAAGGCATCACCTTCGCCGAGACGGTGGCGGGTGTCGAGTTGCTGTACTACGCCGTACTGCGACTGCCGCCGATCGCGGCGTTCTGCGCGAGCGCGCTGCTGGTGGCGGCCACACTCCTCGCGTCGGCGGTGCGGACGGATTTCTGGAAGGACGACACTCCCATAACGACGCTCTTCGCGGGTGCCGTCGTGTTCCTGCTGATCGTGCTGGCCGTGGCCTACCAGCGCATGTCACGACGCCCCCGCCTCGAGCAGAATCCCCTGACGGCGTTGCTGCGGCAGCAGTGGTTGCTCGTGGCTCCGCTGGCGACCCTACTGCTGCTGGAGATGTTCACCGCCGCCGAAACCGGCTTGTTCGGCCTCCTGGTGCTGCTGTGCTCGGTCGGCACGGTCGTGGCCGCCGTCCTGGCACCCCGGGCACCCGCGTGGTCGGCGGTCTACTACAGCGTCTTCATCGTCGTGGCGGGTGCGATCCGGTGGTTCACCGGCGTGCTGGCCGGCTATGCGGACCTTCATGGACTGTCGTACACGGTGATGCTCAGCGGCATGGCCGTGGTCGTGTCCGTCGTCCGACACGAACCGCCGGCCCGGGCCGCGTGGCTGCTCGTACTCCAGTCGTCGGCCGTCGCCATGGTCGTCCTGCCCAACATGCCGAAGAACCTCGTGGAGATCCGGATCACGTTCGTCATGGCGTTGTTGGCGCTGGGCATTTGCGTGGCCATCGGCATGTTCCTCCGTGCCCGCGACTCCGAACGGGCACGCGTCATCGCCGCCGCCGTGAGCGACGCGCAGACTGCCGAGCGGATGGCACTGGCGCGGGAACTGCACGACGTCGTGGCGCACCATGTCACGGGAATCGTGGTGCAGGCGCAGGCGGCGCGGATGCTCGCCGAACAGAACCCGGCCGTGGTGGTGGAGGCGCTCGGGCAGATCGAGAAGGCGGGCACCGACGCGATGAAGGCGATGCGCAGGCTCGTGCAGAGCATGCGGGGAGACGCCCCCGCGGGTGCCAGCGAGTTCAGTGAGCAGGCCACCAGTGACCTGGCCGCCGACCTGCGACGCCTGGTGGACGCGGGGAACCACGGCGTACCGACCGGACTGGAACTCGACATCCCCCCCGATCTGCCGCAGGAGGTGTCGCGGTCGACGCTGCGAGTGGTGCAGGAATCGCTCACCAACGTCGGTAAGCACGCCGAGAACGCGACCAAGGCGTCCGTCACGGTGCGCGCCGTGGACGGTGAGCTGCACATTCGCGTGGCCGACGACGGTACGGGCGGCACCCGGCAGCGCGCGGGCCGGCCGACCGAGGACTCCGGATACGGTTTGGTCGGCATGCGTGAACGCATCGATCTGCTGCGGGGACGGCTGTCGGCGGGACCGTCGGCCGAGGGCGGTTGGCTCGTCGAGGCGTGGATACCGTTGGCGAGCGAGGCCGGCAGAAAGGACGACGAGTGA
- a CDS encoding amidohydrolase family protein, with protein MTLRLHSAVVLPADPDCSVLRDAVVDIDAHGRIAYCGPAETAPSGPDAPATTRKLSGILLPGLINAHAHSPMVLLRGMGGDLPLLRWLREVIWPTEAKLRPTDISVGMTLGSVEMLCRGVTTSAEMYFHPERIAASVLATGARVVLGGPIIDLPGIDWRVMLRETDRWIDADGLRFGTGERIELSYAPHSAYTLPVEALEAVAESAAARGALVQIHVAETADEDTAQRAEHGSVPALLRKTGLLDGRLLAAHAVHLSDSDIDLFAANGTGVAHCPGSNAKLASGIARLTDLRAASVAVGLGTDGPASNDDLDLWEEVQLSAMLARLSTQDATAVRAADALLLATRGGADALGRDDIGAIETGRWADLVHIDVDDPAFATGLDVPDDQLLANLVWAAGSRRVTDVWVAGEHVVADGEPTRVDRAKAQADVAEAAARLR; from the coding sequence ATGACGCTCCGCCTGCACTCCGCCGTCGTCCTTCCCGCCGACCCCGACTGCTCCGTGCTCCGGGACGCCGTGGTCGACATCGACGCGCACGGGCGGATCGCCTACTGCGGGCCCGCGGAGACCGCACCGAGCGGCCCCGACGCCCCCGCCACGACCCGGAAGCTGTCCGGGATCCTGCTTCCCGGCCTGATCAACGCCCACGCCCACAGCCCGATGGTGCTACTGCGCGGCATGGGTGGTGATCTTCCGTTGCTGCGTTGGCTGCGCGAGGTGATCTGGCCTACCGAGGCCAAGCTGCGCCCCACGGACATCAGCGTGGGGATGACGCTGGGTTCGGTGGAGATGCTGTGCCGAGGGGTCACCACGAGCGCCGAGATGTACTTCCATCCCGAACGGATCGCCGCAAGCGTGCTCGCCACCGGGGCCCGCGTCGTCCTCGGCGGTCCGATCATCGACCTGCCCGGGATCGACTGGCGGGTGATGCTGCGCGAGACCGACCGGTGGATCGACGCCGACGGCCTGCGGTTCGGTACCGGTGAACGCATCGAGTTGTCGTACGCGCCGCATTCGGCCTACACGCTCCCCGTCGAGGCCCTGGAGGCCGTCGCGGAGTCGGCCGCGGCACGTGGTGCGCTCGTGCAGATCCATGTCGCGGAGACCGCCGACGAGGACACCGCCCAGCGTGCCGAGCACGGGTCGGTGCCCGCGTTGTTGCGGAAGACGGGGCTGCTCGACGGCAGGCTGCTCGCCGCACACGCCGTGCATCTGTCCGATTCGGACATCGACTTGTTCGCGGCGAACGGTACCGGGGTGGCGCACTGTCCCGGGTCCAACGCCAAACTCGCCTCCGGTATCGCCCGGCTCACCGACCTGCGGGCCGCGTCCGTCGCGGTCGGTCTCGGCACCGACGGCCCGGCCAGCAACGACGACCTCGACCTGTGGGAGGAGGTGCAGCTGTCGGCCATGCTCGCCCGTCTGTCCACTCAGGACGCGACAGCGGTGCGGGCGGCCGATGCGCTGCTGTTGGCCACCAGAGGTGGCGCCGATGCGCTCGGCCGCGACGACATCGGCGCGATCGAGACCGGCCGCTGGGCCGACCTGGTGCACATCGACGTGGACGATCCCGCGTTCGCCACCGGCCTCGACGTGCCGGACGACCAGTTGCTGGCCAACCTGGTGTGGGCGGCCGGGTCGCGGAGGGTCACCGACGTGTGGGTGGCGGGCGAGCACGTGGTCGCCGACGGCGAACCCACCCGGGTCGACCGCGCCAAGGCGCAGGCGGACGTGGCCGAAGCCGCCGCCCGCCTGCGCTGA
- a CDS encoding GntR family transcriptional regulator produces the protein MVGVRDDGRPLFLQIAEQLEDSIIDGSLPEESKAPSTNELAAFHRINPATAANGINKLVADGLLYKKRGVGMFVATGAREALLERRRNAFAEKFIAPLVVEARRLGIDTEDLKKMIDTWGDDS, from the coding sequence GTGGTCGGCGTGAGGGACGACGGTCGTCCGCTGTTTCTGCAGATCGCGGAGCAGCTAGAGGACTCGATCATCGACGGCTCGCTACCGGAGGAGAGCAAGGCGCCGTCGACCAATGAGCTCGCCGCGTTCCACCGGATCAATCCGGCCACGGCCGCGAACGGCATCAACAAGCTCGTGGCCGACGGCCTGCTCTACAAGAAAAGAGGAGTTGGGATGTTCGTAGCGACCGGGGCGCGTGAGGCGTTGCTCGAACGTCGCCGCAATGCGTTCGCCGAGAAGTTCATCGCGCCCCTGGTGGTGGAGGCGCGCAGGCTCGGTATCGACACCGAGGACCTCAAGAAAATGATCGACACCTGGGGGGATGACTCATGA
- a CDS encoding copper chaperone PCu(A)C, translating to MRFTRSRTSGLVGGLALALVTGLGVAGCGASETGQGADETTSTDPTAAAEALSLHDGWVKATEDDEDMTAVFGTLTNDSDADVVVEGLSSPVAGSGELHEMAAGGDGLNPTMREKEGGIVVPAGGEYTLEPGGDHFMLMDLKEPVLAGQDVTIVVTADDGSTVEFTVVGRSFSGARENYEGDHGDHGGDHEDDHEGDRR from the coding sequence ATGCGTTTCACGCGTTCCCGCACGTCCGGTCTCGTCGGCGGCCTGGCCCTCGCCCTCGTCACGGGTCTCGGTGTCGCCGGGTGCGGTGCTTCCGAGACCGGACAGGGGGCGGACGAGACCACCTCCACCGATCCCACCGCGGCGGCGGAAGCGCTGTCGCTGCACGACGGCTGGGTCAAGGCCACCGAGGACGACGAGGACATGACGGCCGTCTTCGGGACTCTCACCAACGATTCCGATGCGGACGTCGTGGTGGAGGGCCTGAGCTCCCCCGTCGCGGGCTCGGGCGAGCTGCACGAGATGGCTGCGGGCGGTGACGGCCTGAACCCGACGATGCGGGAGAAGGAGGGCGGGATCGTCGTGCCCGCGGGCGGTGAGTACACGCTCGAACCCGGCGGGGATCACTTCATGTTGATGGACCTCAAGGAGCCTGTGCTCGCGGGTCAGGACGTGACGATCGTCGTCACCGCGGACGACGGATCGACCGTCGAGTTCACCGTGGTGGGGCGGTCGTTCAGCGGTGCCCGGGAGAACTATGAGGGCGACCACGGTGATCACGGCGGTGATCACGAGGACGATCACGAGGGTGACCGTCGATGA
- a CDS encoding FtsX-like permease family protein, which yields MTALRIALRILWGDRRTRTSAILMGVGVAVATSLMLVLVSLPGATHSRADRTAWQEGFHSVDDPDNPPMLIAVSEDFHGERHIRRVDVAAYGDPSDIELPPGVERFPGPGEVLLSPALRDLAAELPGSVLAERFPGEVVGLLGTDALLGPDQLVALVGHTPEELAHSGIPVDGFALSADMVDPLLGLLAGVGVVVLLVPSLVLVASAARLTATRREKRLAALRLAGATPRQVVAMVAGENLIAAVGGALFGWAVNPLLRPLVAQVPWQGGTWQAADFALPASLSLSVVAGVPLLVLLAAVLGLRRVVRAPLGAANAHRPRRPHWVRLLSLPAAGVLFFVLLRNMGDTLGAVLLLGALGLVIGSSMVIGPWVTAAIGAVFARSWRKPSVLLAGRRLRHDPKGAYRSSAGVVLAVFTGSMALTLLASFESLAGSSSSFRDSVLYVHADGVDAEEIAERTNEALARYGQNERALTVDSVELVSGDLRREAYVLDCETAERFFRIDPARTCGEAPGIHVPVSMGVSDDDRLAVAVDPDEPGTPLPADIPVREVWMESQHVSSVLFIDPAVVPETVEPARKAVLVTSTPDNVEVVRTALARSADGRQVGSVTAQLVAQETLLGDLRRVTVIGLVAAVLLSGCSAAITTAGSVLDRRRTFGALMAAGTPVRTLSKALRTEAAMPALVATIGAGAVGVVIGIGLLYPITTAPSVITPWVLAPVVLGIVTAVIAASVCTPALKRVSAEPLSDE from the coding sequence GTGACGGCGTTACGTATCGCGTTGCGGATCCTGTGGGGCGACAGGCGCACCCGCACGTCGGCGATCCTCATGGGGGTGGGTGTCGCCGTCGCCACGAGTCTGATGTTGGTGCTGGTGTCGTTGCCGGGGGCCACCCACTCACGCGCCGACCGCACGGCGTGGCAGGAGGGGTTCCACAGCGTCGACGACCCCGACAACCCCCCGATGTTGATCGCGGTCAGTGAGGACTTCCACGGCGAGCGCCACATCAGGAGGGTGGACGTCGCCGCGTACGGTGACCCCTCGGACATCGAGCTTCCGCCGGGTGTCGAGCGGTTCCCCGGCCCCGGCGAGGTGCTGTTGTCACCCGCGTTGCGGGACCTCGCCGCTGAGCTACCGGGCTCGGTGCTCGCCGAACGCTTCCCCGGCGAGGTCGTCGGACTGCTCGGAACGGACGCGCTGCTCGGACCCGACCAGTTGGTCGCGTTGGTGGGACACACACCCGAGGAGTTGGCGCACTCCGGGATACCGGTCGACGGGTTCGCCCTCTCGGCCGACATGGTCGATCCGCTGCTGGGGCTGCTCGCCGGGGTCGGTGTCGTCGTGCTCCTGGTGCCCAGTCTCGTCCTGGTGGCCTCGGCGGCCCGACTCACCGCCACGCGCAGGGAGAAACGGCTCGCGGCGCTGCGCCTGGCGGGTGCCACACCCCGGCAGGTGGTGGCGATGGTCGCCGGGGAGAACCTGATCGCCGCAGTGGGCGGGGCGTTGTTCGGCTGGGCCGTGAACCCGCTGTTGCGGCCCCTCGTGGCGCAGGTGCCGTGGCAGGGCGGTACCTGGCAGGCCGCTGACTTCGCGCTGCCGGCGTCGTTGTCGCTGTCCGTCGTGGCCGGAGTCCCGCTGTTGGTGTTGCTGGCCGCCGTGCTCGGACTCCGGCGGGTGGTGCGGGCCCCGCTCGGTGCGGCCAACGCGCACCGGCCGCGCAGACCCCACTGGGTGCGGTTGCTGTCCCTGCCCGCCGCCGGAGTGCTGTTCTTCGTGCTGTTGCGGAACATGGGCGACACGCTGGGCGCGGTGTTGCTGTTGGGGGCCCTGGGCCTGGTCATCGGTTCGTCGATGGTCATCGGCCCGTGGGTCACGGCGGCGATCGGGGCGGTGTTCGCCCGAAGCTGGCGGAAACCGTCGGTGCTGCTCGCCGGTCGCCGGTTGCGGCACGACCCGAAGGGCGCCTACCGGTCGTCCGCGGGTGTGGTGCTGGCCGTGTTCACCGGCTCGATGGCGCTGACCCTGCTGGCGTCGTTCGAATCACTGGCGGGGTCCTCCTCGTCGTTCCGGGACTCGGTGCTGTACGTGCATGCGGACGGAGTGGACGCCGAGGAGATCGCCGAACGCACCAACGAGGCCCTTGCCCGCTACGGACAGAACGAACGTGCCCTGACGGTCGACTCCGTGGAGTTGGTGAGCGGTGATCTCCGCCGGGAGGCGTACGTCCTGGACTGCGAAACGGCGGAGCGGTTCTTCCGCATCGATCCGGCGAGGACCTGTGGGGAGGCACCGGGAATCCACGTCCCCGTCTCGATGGGAGTGAGCGACGACGACCGACTCGCCGTGGCGGTGGACCCGGACGAACCCGGAACCCCTCTCCCCGCCGACATCCCGGTGCGCGAGGTGTGGATGGAAAGCCAGCACGTTTCGTCCGTGCTGTTCATCGACCCCGCCGTGGTTCCCGAGACCGTGGAGCCGGCACGCAAAGCCGTGCTCGTGACGTCGACCCCGGACAACGTCGAAGTCGTTCGGACGGCGTTGGCCCGAAGTGCGGACGGGCGCCAGGTCGGGAGTGTCACAGCCCAACTCGTCGCGCAGGAGACCCTGCTGGGCGACCTACGACGCGTGACGGTGATCGGTCTTGTGGCAGCGGTCCTGTTGAGTGGCTGCAGCGCCGCCATCACGACGGCGGGATCGGTGCTGGACCGACGCCGTACCTTCGGGGCGCTCATGGCCGCCGGTACGCCCGTGCGAACGCTGAGTAAGGCACTGCGCACCGAAGCCGCGATGCCGGCACTGGTGGCGACGATCGGAGCCGGAGCGGTGGGCGTGGTCATCGGTATCGGCCTGCTGTACCCGATCACCACCGCGCCGTCCGTGATCACGCCGTGGGTACTCGCGCCGGTGGTGCTCGGCATCGTCACCGCCGTGATCGCCGCCTCGGTGTGCACACCCGCGTTGAAACGGGTCAGCGCCGAGCCGCTCTCCGACGAGTGA
- a CDS encoding ABC transporter ATP-binding protein, which translates to MRSQTETQALGASTGSGVPPVLVGRGLIKTYDTQRALDGVSIEIARGEAVAIVGPSGSGKSTLLHVLAGILPADEGEVFLAGQRIDRLGETRRSKLRRDEFGFVFQSGMLVSELTAQENAALPLLLGGTSRRKAMATAAEWLSRMGLEGKEKRLPGQLSGGEAQRVAIARALGHRPSVIFADEPTGALDSRTGAETMRALLDAAAETDAAVVVVTHDRELAASMPRMVSMRDGRVQL; encoded by the coding sequence ATGCGTTCGCAGACAGAGACTCAAGCCCTCGGTGCGTCCACCGGGAGCGGTGTTCCGCCCGTGCTCGTCGGGCGCGGACTGATCAAGACCTACGACACCCAGCGAGCGCTCGACGGAGTGAGTATCGAGATCGCCCGCGGTGAGGCCGTGGCGATCGTCGGACCGTCGGGCTCGGGCAAGAGCACCTTGCTGCACGTCCTCGCGGGCATCCTCCCCGCCGACGAGGGTGAGGTGTTCCTGGCCGGGCAACGGATCGACAGGCTCGGCGAGACCCGTCGCAGCAAACTGCGACGTGACGAGTTCGGGTTCGTGTTCCAGTCGGGCATGCTCGTCTCCGAACTGACCGCCCAGGAGAACGCGGCGCTGCCGCTGTTGCTCGGCGGGACGTCGCGCCGGAAGGCGATGGCCACCGCGGCCGAATGGCTGTCGAGGATGGGACTTGAGGGCAAGGAGAAGCGGCTGCCGGGGCAGCTGTCCGGGGGTGAGGCCCAGCGGGTGGCCATCGCGCGGGCACTCGGGCACCGGCCGAGCGTCATCTTCGCCGACGAGCCCACCGGCGCACTCGACAGTCGCACGGGTGCGGAGACCATGCGGGCGCTGCTCGACGCGGCGGCGGAGACCGACGCCGCGGTCGTGGTCGTCACCCACGATCGGGAGCTGGCGGCGTCGATGCCGCGGATGGTGTCCATGCGCGACGGCAGGGTGCAGTTGTGA